GAGCAGCACGCCACGGGTCAATGAAAGGAGTCTTGCTTCTTCTGGGATGATTTCCAGAATCTGGGCCATGGACTCGCGGATCGCATCTTCGCGGCTGCCCGATTCTAGACCCGGGTTTTCCAGGAGCCGCCGCGTCTGCTCCGAAAGTTGTTCCACCGGGGTTGGCCGGTTCCGATCCCCTCCGCCATAAAGATCGAGGGTATTGGCGGATTCAAAATATTCGAGGTTAGGCGACCAACCGCGGCTGGTCATCCGTCGGGCGCAGTCCTCGTGCATGGTCACGATGACCTCGGTTGCCCCGTCCAACGCATCGGTTGCCGATTGGCTGGATGCCACTGGGATCTCATCGTTCCAATCGTCGAGCAACCGCCGCAGCAGGAGGTCGGCAAGGTCGAGCCTTTCGGGATTGGCGTCAAACAAGCGGATTCCAAACGGGACGTCGGGGTACCACCGGGCAAGGGTTGCGCTGACAAGGGGGGCGGTTCGCATGTTCCCAGCTCCCAGGACGGCGACGATGCGTTCCCTCACGCCGCAAAGTCTACCGGGGAGGCCGCACCGGGTCAGCGCAGCAGGCGCAGCCCATTGAGGATGACGATCAGGGTGGAACCCTCATGGCAAACCACGGCCACTGGCAGCGGCAGGTTGATGAGGAAAGACCCAAAGGTGAGGAAGCAGATCACCGCGCCGGCAAACACCAAGTTTGTGGTGACCACTGCTTTTGTCCGGCGGCCCAACCGGATCAGTTCCGGGATCCGATCCAACCGGTCGTGGCTGAGTACCACGTCGGCCGCTTCCAACGCCACGTCCGACCCGAGGCCACCCATCGCCACGCCCAAGGTGGCCAGGGCCAAACTGGGGGCGTCGTTGACGCCATCGCCGACCATCAGAACCGAACCCTGGTCAGAGAGGGCTTTGATCCTGTTGACCTTGTCTTCCGGCAAGAGCCCGGCCGAGATATCCGTCACCCCGGTGGCCTGCCCTACGGTTTGGGCGGTTTCGGCCTTGTCGCCCGTCAGCATCACCACCTGCCCAACCCCCAACCCTTTGAGATCTTTGACCACGGCCGATGCCTCCGGCCGGATTTCATCGGCGAACCCGAAAACAGCGCGGAACCCCTCCCCGGCCGCAAAAACGGTGGTTTCGCCCTTTGCCTTCCACTCGGCCGCCCGGGATTCCAAGAGTTCGGGGATGTCAAATCCGTTTTCGGTCAGCAAGCGGTCGTTGCCGACCCAGACTTCCCCGCCGCCGACGGTTGCGGAGAGTCCTTTGCCGGGGATGGTCTTGGCATTGTCGGCTTCGGGGATCTCGATGCCAGAGGCTTTGACTTCCCGCACCAAGGCGACGGCGAGCGGGTGGGTCGAATAGTTCTCGGCGGCGGCAACCTTGGCCAAGATGGGGGCTGACGCGCCGGGATCCTCACCCGGCTTCCAGATCGTGCCCCCGATTGCCGCCTCATTCAGCCGCGGGCGGCCCAACGTGAGCGTGCCCGTTTTGTCGAGGGCGACAATTGTGATCGAGGCGGCTTTTTCGATGAACTCTCCCCCCCGGACAAGGATGCCCCTCCGTGCGGCATGGGCAAGGGCAGAAAGCGTGGCCGCCGGAACGGAGATGACGAGGGCGCAGGGGCTCATCCCGACAAGCAAAATGAGGGCGGAGTAGAAGGAAGCCTGCATCCCCTGGCCCAACATCAACCGAATTCCCCAGCTCAGGGCAAATGCCGCCAAGACGACGATGGTGTAGGTTTGCCCGAACCATTGGCTGATCCGTTCGCCGCTCGCCTTGTTTTCTTGGGCGTCTTGGACCAATTCGACGATCCGGTCCAACGCACTGTTGCCCACCTGTTTGGTCACCCGAACCGTGAGCATCCCTTCCAGGTTTTGGGTGCCGCCCATGACCTGCCCGCCCACGGCAGCCGCGACGGGTGCCGATTCTCCCGTCATGGCGCTT
This portion of the Armatimonadota bacterium genome encodes:
- a CDS encoding cation-translocating P-type ATPase; this translates as MSVLSRRPDWINLQTVLTAICGIGMAVCWFPSFRSAAYVSIAAGSWFALKSAWESLRERQFDVNLLMVLAAAGAIVVGHPEDAAVLLFLFSLSSTLEEFALGKTKSAIEALVRLRPQNALLIRDGQKVEVPVEQLQLGDLIQVNPFDRLPTDGEIVSGISSIDESAMTGESAPVAAAVGGQVMGGTQNLEGMLTVRVTKQVGNSALDRIVELVQDAQENKASGERISQWFGQTYTIVVLAAFALSWGIRLMLGQGMQASFYSALILLVGMSPCALVISVPAATLSALAHAARRGILVRGGEFIEKAASITIVALDKTGTLTLGRPRLNEAAIGGTIWKPGEDPGASAPILAKVAAAENYSTHPLAVALVREVKASGIEIPEADNAKTIPGKGLSATVGGGEVWVGNDRLLTENGFDIPELLESRAAEWKAKGETTVFAAGEGFRAVFGFADEIRPEASAVVKDLKGLGVGQVVMLTGDKAETAQTVGQATGVTDISAGLLPEDKVNRIKALSDQGSVLMVGDGVNDAPSLALATLGVAMGGLGSDVALEAADVVLSHDRLDRIPELIRLGRRTKAVVTTNLVFAGAVICFLTFGSFLINLPLPVAVVCHEGSTLIVILNGLRLLR